One part of the Ralstonia pickettii genome encodes these proteins:
- the cyoA gene encoding ubiquinol oxidase subunit II, whose protein sequence is MKRLLAASLPLLLAGCNLTVLDPKGMIAAEEKTLILVATGLMLLVVIPVIVLTLVFAWKYRASNTKARYEPDWSHSNAIEAVVWLIPCLIIIVLGVITYKSTHALDPYKPIESDVKPITVEAVSLDWKWLFIYPELKIATVNQLAFPANTPINFKITSDTVMNAFFIPQLGSQVYAMAGMQTKLHLIANETGVFDGMSSNYSGSGFTGMKFKATAMTNEEFDAWVKQVRASSQNLTKEGYAELSKPSEKVPPAAYASVDPMLYHSILHKYMDKMGEGEKVLTLDEALEGANCTTATAEAATRPLPVQSALPAPKSAAKNS, encoded by the coding sequence ATGAAGCGGCTCCTCGCCGCAAGCCTCCCGCTCCTGCTGGCGGGTTGCAACCTGACGGTCCTGGACCCGAAGGGGATGATTGCGGCTGAAGAAAAGACGCTGATCCTGGTGGCGACCGGCCTGATGCTGCTGGTGGTCATTCCCGTGATCGTGTTGACGCTGGTGTTTGCGTGGAAGTACCGCGCGTCCAACACCAAGGCCCGCTACGAGCCGGACTGGTCGCACTCCAACGCCATCGAAGCCGTGGTGTGGCTGATTCCCTGCCTGATCATCATCGTGCTGGGCGTGATCACCTACAAGTCCACGCACGCGCTCGATCCGTACAAGCCGATCGAATCGGATGTGAAGCCCATCACGGTCGAGGCGGTTTCGCTCGACTGGAAGTGGCTGTTCATCTATCCGGAATTGAAGATCGCGACGGTCAATCAGCTCGCATTCCCGGCCAATACCCCGATCAACTTCAAGATCACGTCCGACACGGTGATGAACGCGTTCTTCATCCCGCAGCTGGGTAGCCAGGTGTATGCCATGGCCGGCATGCAGACCAAGCTGCACCTGATCGCCAACGAGACGGGCGTGTTTGACGGCATGTCGTCGAACTACAGCGGCTCGGGCTTCACGGGCATGAAGTTCAAGGCCACGGCCATGACGAACGAAGAGTTCGATGCCTGGGTGAAACAGGTGCGCGCCTCGTCGCAGAACCTGACCAAGGAAGGCTACGCCGAGCTGTCCAAGCCGAGCGAGAAGGTGCCGCCCGCGGCGTACGCATCGGTCGACCCGATGCTGTATCACAGCATCCTGCACAAATACATGGACAAGATGGGCGAAGGGGAGAAGGTCCTGACGCTCGACGAGGCGCTCGAAGGCGCCAACTGCACGACGGCCACGGCTGAGGCGGCAACGCGCCCGCTGCCGGTGCAGTCCGCCCTGCCTGCGCCCAAGAGCGCGGCCAAGAATTCCTAG
- a CDS encoding Nramp family divalent metal transporter: MTQIATGIDAPPRHAALDEAHVGDIRGALGTIAHHDTGARDGWRARLRTLLAILGPGLIVMVGDNDAGAFGTYTQAGQNYGTTLLWTLMLLIPVLYVNQEMVLRLGAVTRVGHARLIFARFGKFWGSFSVIDLFLVNALTLVTEFIGISLALEYLGIPRHWGVCAAAALVMLAASTGDFRRFERFALALVAGSLTLIPIFLLVHPPMGQVARDFFVPALPAGTPLAEVMLLIIAIVGTTVAPWQLFFQQSYVIDKRITARFIRYERADLWLGIVLVIAGAVAMIAFSAQAFHGTPEFGNYTDALGTAHGLERHSGRWAGVLFAIALLDASIIGACAVSLSTAYAIGDVFAVRHSLHRKPTEAKGFYAIYFGLTLLAAGLVLTPGVPLGLLTNAVQSLAGVLLPSATVFLLLLCNDKAVLGPWTNGRAMNLFTGAVVAVLVMLSVILTAAVLFPGIGEFEIGAILIGGSLIAVVMSLVLWRIERRRHRPHHPQRVSVLDRNHWTMPPLEQLTPARWTPLKRTWMFVLRGYLVVAAGLVLVRIAGLLAQ, from the coding sequence ATGACCCAAATTGCTACTGGCATCGACGCACCACCACGTCATGCCGCGCTTGATGAGGCGCATGTGGGCGACATTCGTGGTGCGCTCGGCACCATTGCGCACCACGATACCGGCGCGCGTGACGGCTGGCGTGCACGCTTGCGCACGCTCCTGGCCATCCTCGGCCCTGGCCTGATCGTGATGGTCGGCGACAACGACGCCGGAGCCTTCGGCACGTACACGCAAGCCGGGCAGAACTACGGCACCACGCTATTGTGGACGCTCATGTTGCTCATCCCCGTGCTGTACGTGAACCAGGAGATGGTGCTGCGCCTGGGTGCCGTCACACGCGTCGGGCACGCGCGGTTGATCTTTGCGCGCTTCGGCAAGTTCTGGGGCAGCTTTTCCGTCATCGACCTGTTTTTGGTGAATGCGCTGACGCTCGTGACCGAGTTCATCGGCATCAGCCTGGCGCTGGAGTACCTCGGCATCCCGCGACATTGGGGCGTTTGTGCAGCGGCGGCGCTGGTGATGTTGGCCGCGTCCACGGGTGACTTCCGACGGTTCGAGCGCTTTGCACTTGCGCTGGTGGCGGGCAGTCTCACGCTCATTCCGATCTTTCTGTTGGTGCATCCGCCGATGGGGCAGGTGGCGCGCGATTTCTTCGTGCCTGCTCTACCGGCCGGTACACCCTTGGCGGAAGTGATGCTGCTGATCATCGCCATCGTCGGGACGACCGTGGCGCCGTGGCAATTGTTCTTCCAGCAGAGCTACGTGATCGACAAGCGCATCACCGCCCGTTTCATCCGCTATGAACGCGCGGATCTGTGGCTGGGCATCGTCCTCGTGATTGCCGGCGCGGTGGCGATGATCGCCTTCAGCGCGCAGGCCTTTCACGGCACGCCGGAGTTCGGCAACTACACCGATGCGCTTGGCACGGCGCATGGCCTGGAGCGCCACTCGGGCCGCTGGGCCGGTGTCCTGTTTGCGATTGCGCTGCTGGACGCCAGCATCATCGGCGCCTGCGCGGTGTCTTTGTCGACCGCGTATGCGATTGGCGATGTGTTTGCCGTACGGCATTCGCTGCATCGCAAGCCGACGGAAGCCAAGGGCTTCTACGCGATCTACTTCGGGCTGACCTTGCTGGCCGCAGGATTGGTGCTGACGCCCGGCGTGCCGCTCGGTTTGTTGACCAATGCAGTGCAATCGCTGGCCGGCGTGCTGCTGCCAAGCGCGACAGTGTTCCTGCTGCTTTTGTGCAACGACAAGGCCGTGCTGGGCCCGTGGACGAACGGCCGCGCGATGAACCTCTTCACCGGCGCTGTGGTGGCGGTGCTGGTGATGCTCTCGGTCATCCTGACGGCGGCTGTTTTGTTTCCGGGGATCGGTGAATTCGAGATCGGCGCCATCCTGATCGGCGGTTCGCTCATCGCCGTGGTCATGTCGCTGGTGCTATGGCGCATCGAGCGACGCAGGCACCGGCCGCACCATCCACAGCGCGTGAGCGTGCTGGATCGCAATCACTGGACGATGCCGCCGCTCGAGCAGCTCACGCCTGCCCGTTGGACGCCGCTCAAGCGCACGTGGATGTTTGTGCTGCGCGGCTACCTCGTGGTGGCTGCGGGGCTGGTGCTGGTGCGGATTGCCGGGTTGCTCGCCCAATGA
- a CDS encoding carbohydrate porin, whose protein sequence is MLFLSMLQYVWVAVRPLVLVRAAALRPFRRPALLAAMTSFSVFTHAAQAQEAPASAPAADALPIAGGELDDRFGFHGQSTWVWQAKPAFKSPYSGDNSLTGDRAISYSFSTTLDLGMRLWKGAEVHFNPEVVMGKAFSDLHGLGGPTNGELAKVTGTDPTLYRARVFLRQTWGLGGDTEKVDADFNQFADVVDKRGVVLTVGNLPVLDVFDAVEYAHDPRTQFLNWSFMTHPSFDYAADARGYSWGLALEYIDSELGWAVRAGRFLQPVESNGLPLDTRLLKHYGDMLELEKSYTLLGQEGKVRLLGWRNFARMGRFDDALALGQATAGQPDLSLVRREHAKVGVGLSFEQKVGENLGLFTRLNWSDDKTETYAFTEAGRNVSFGGLLKGTAWGRPNDVVGAAFSLNMLGPDHRAYLAAGGSGAFLGDGALNYGHERVLELFYSFQPVKGLMLSPDFQLIQNPGYNRDRGPAKFYGMRVHAEF, encoded by the coding sequence ATGCTGTTTCTCTCGATGCTGCAATACGTATGGGTCGCAGTGCGTCCGCTCGTTCTGGTGCGTGCCGCCGCACTGCGTCCGTTCCGTCGTCCGGCCCTGCTGGCCGCGATGACCTCGTTCTCTGTTTTCACCCATGCAGCTCAAGCGCAAGAAGCCCCGGCTTCCGCGCCGGCTGCAGATGCACTGCCGATTGCTGGCGGTGAACTGGATGACCGCTTCGGTTTCCACGGTCAATCGACCTGGGTTTGGCAAGCCAAGCCCGCGTTCAAGTCTCCGTACAGTGGCGACAACAGCCTGACCGGCGACCGCGCGATCAGCTACTCGTTCAGCACCACGCTCGATCTGGGCATGCGGTTGTGGAAGGGCGCCGAGGTCCACTTCAATCCAGAAGTCGTGATGGGCAAGGCTTTCTCCGATCTGCACGGGCTTGGCGGCCCAACCAACGGGGAACTTGCCAAGGTCACCGGTACCGATCCGACGCTCTACCGCGCCCGCGTGTTCCTGCGCCAGACCTGGGGTCTGGGCGGCGACACCGAAAAGGTCGACGCCGACTTCAACCAGTTCGCCGACGTGGTGGACAAGCGTGGCGTGGTACTGACCGTGGGCAATTTGCCCGTGCTCGACGTGTTCGATGCGGTGGAGTACGCCCACGATCCGCGCACGCAGTTCCTGAACTGGTCGTTCATGACGCATCCGTCGTTCGACTATGCAGCGGATGCGCGCGGCTACAGCTGGGGGCTTGCGCTCGAGTACATCGATAGCGAGCTTGGCTGGGCGGTGCGCGCGGGCCGTTTCCTCCAGCCGGTGGAGTCCAACGGCTTGCCGCTCGACACGCGTCTTCTCAAGCATTACGGCGACATGCTCGAACTGGAGAAGAGCTACACGCTGCTCGGCCAGGAGGGCAAAGTCCGCCTGCTCGGATGGCGAAACTTCGCCCGTATGGGCCGCTTTGACGATGCTCTTGCGCTCGGTCAAGCCACTGCGGGCCAGCCCGATTTGAGTCTGGTGCGGCGTGAGCACGCCAAGGTTGGCGTGGGTTTGTCCTTCGAGCAAAAGGTGGGTGAAAACTTGGGCCTCTTCACTCGATTGAACTGGTCGGACGATAAGACGGAGACCTATGCTTTTACCGAGGCGGGGCGAAACGTGTCGTTCGGCGGTCTGCTCAAGGGCACGGCGTGGGGGCGCCCCAATGATGTGGTGGGTGCGGCATTTTCGCTGAATATGCTGGGCCCGGATCACCGCGCCTACCTGGCGGCGGGCGGCAGTGGCGCGTTCCTGGGGGATGGCGCGTTGAACTACGGCCACGAGCGCGTACTCGAATTGTTTTACAGCTTTCAGCCGGTCAAGGGCCTTATGCTCAGCCCCGATTTTCAATTGATCCAGAACCCTGGCTACAACCGGGACCGCGGCCCTGCCAAGTTTTACGGCATGCGCGTCCACGCCGAGTTCTAA
- a CDS encoding ClpXP protease specificity-enhancing factor codes for MSETSTKPYLIRAIYEWCTDNGFTPYIAVFVDNSTNVPREFVKNDEIVLNVSFDATSQLDMGNEWITFHARFSGVSRKIEVPIENVLAVYARENGQGMAFPVERSTPTTQAATERENNPPPKLAAVDSESASASVPAEAETGPEDEPTPPNVPRIGGKPALKVVK; via the coding sequence ATGTCGGAAACCTCCACCAAGCCCTATCTGATCCGAGCCATCTATGAGTGGTGTACGGATAACGGCTTTACGCCGTACATCGCTGTCTTCGTCGACAACAGTACCAACGTGCCGCGCGAGTTCGTCAAGAACGACGAGATCGTGCTGAACGTGAGCTTTGACGCGACCAGCCAGCTCGACATGGGCAACGAGTGGATCACGTTCCACGCACGCTTCTCTGGTGTGTCGCGCAAGATCGAGGTGCCAATCGAAAACGTGCTCGCCGTGTACGCGCGCGAGAACGGTCAAGGTATGGCATTCCCGGTGGAGCGCAGCACCCCGACGACACAGGCGGCGACCGAACGCGAGAACAACCCGCCGCCCAAGCTGGCCGCGGTGGATTCGGAATCGGCATCTGCATCCGTCCCTGCCGAAGCGGAAACGGGCCCGGAGGACGAGCCCACCCCGCCAAACGTGCCACGCATCGGTGGAAAGCCTGCGCTAAAGGTCGTCAAGTAA
- a CDS encoding glutathione S-transferase N-terminal domain-containing protein: MMVLYSGTTCPFSQRCRLVLFEKGMDFEIRDVDLFNKPEDIAVMNPYGQVPILVERDLILYESNIINEYIDERFPHPQLMPADPVQRARARLFLFNFEKELFTHVSVLENEKGKAAEKNHEKARAAIRDRLTQLAPIFLKNKYMLGEEFSMLDVAIAPLLWRLDHYGIEVSKNAAPLMKYAERIFSRPAYIEALTPSEKVMRR, translated from the coding sequence ATGATGGTCTTGTACTCGGGCACCACTTGCCCGTTCTCGCAGCGTTGCCGCCTCGTCCTGTTCGAAAAGGGCATGGATTTCGAGATTCGCGACGTCGATCTCTTCAACAAGCCGGAAGATATCGCGGTGATGAACCCGTACGGCCAGGTGCCCATCCTGGTTGAACGCGATCTGATTCTGTACGAGTCGAACATCATCAACGAATACATCGACGAGCGCTTCCCGCACCCGCAGCTGATGCCGGCTGATCCGGTGCAACGCGCCCGCGCCCGCCTATTCCTGTTCAACTTCGAAAAGGAATTGTTCACGCACGTGTCCGTGCTGGAGAACGAAAAGGGCAAGGCTGCCGAGAAGAATCACGAGAAGGCCCGTGCGGCCATCCGTGACCGCCTCACGCAGCTCGCTCCGATCTTCCTGAAGAACAAGTACATGCTGGGCGAAGAGTTCTCGATGCTCGACGTGGCGATCGCGCCGCTGCTGTGGCGCCTGGACCACTACGGTATTGAGGTCTCGAAGAATGCCGCCCCGCTGATGAAATACGCCGAGCGTATCTTCAGCCGTCCGGCGTATATTGAAGCGCTGACGCCGTCCGAAAAGGTCATGCGCCGCTGA
- a CDS encoding cytochrome c1, giving the protein MKKLLAIFALAGLVFAAPVMANEGGVPLDPAPNQSSDTSALQRGAKLFVNYCLNCHGASAMRYNRLRDIGLTEEQIKQNLLFTSDKVGDTMHIAMDREDAKKWFGAVPPDLSVIARARGSDWLYTYLRTFYRDDTRPTGWNNLVFDKVGMPHVLWELQGQQVPKYAEVKSEHGEAEKKLVGFEVSVPGKMNKVEYDQAVADLVSYLDWMAEPAGNLRKRLGVWVLLFIGVFFVLAWRLNAAYWKDIK; this is encoded by the coding sequence ATGAAAAAGCTGCTTGCGATTTTCGCCTTGGCCGGTCTCGTGTTTGCCGCGCCCGTGATGGCCAATGAGGGCGGAGTCCCGCTCGATCCGGCGCCCAACCAGTCCAGCGACACGTCTGCGCTGCAGCGCGGCGCCAAGCTGTTCGTCAACTATTGCCTGAACTGCCACGGCGCCAGCGCCATGCGCTACAACCGTCTGCGCGACATCGGTTTGACCGAGGAGCAGATCAAGCAGAACCTGCTGTTCACATCAGACAAGGTCGGCGACACGATGCACATCGCCATGGACCGCGAGGACGCCAAGAAGTGGTTTGGCGCCGTGCCGCCAGACCTGTCGGTGATTGCCCGGGCACGTGGCAGCGACTGGCTCTACACCTACCTGCGCACGTTCTACCGTGACGACACGCGTCCGACCGGCTGGAACAACCTTGTCTTCGACAAGGTCGGCATGCCGCATGTGCTGTGGGAGCTGCAGGGTCAGCAAGTGCCCAAGTACGCCGAAGTGAAGTCCGAGCACGGCGAGGCCGAGAAGAAGCTGGTCGGCTTCGAGGTGTCGGTGCCGGGCAAGATGAACAAGGTCGAATATGACCAGGCAGTCGCTGATCTGGTCAGTTATCTGGACTGGATGGCTGAGCCCGCCGGCAACCTGCGCAAGCGTCTCGGCGTCTGGGTACTGTTGTTCATTGGCGTGTTCTTCGTGCTGGCCTGGCGCCTGAATGCGGCCTATTGGAAGGACATCAAGTAA
- a CDS encoding cytochrome b: MMAEKKVETTGLLGWIDARFPASELWKAHLSEYYAPKNFNFWYFFGSLALLVLVIQIVTGIFLVMNYKPDGTLNAAGIPVAYASVEFIMREVPWGWLVRYMHSTGASAFFIVVYLHMFRGMLYGSYRKPRELVWIFGCLIFLCLMAEAFMGYLLPWGQMSYWGAQVIVNLFSAIPLIGPDLSLWIRGDYVVSDATLNRFFSFHVIAVPLVLLGLVVAHIIALHEVGSNNPDGVEIKAKKDERGIPLDGIPFHPYYSVHDIVGVAVFLFIFSAIVFFAPEMGGYFLEANNFIPADSLKTPPHIAPVWYFTPFYSMLRATTSDFLPWLWGFIAIMLGLLFVRSKSMKVKGVAVAVAVILALGFAFIDAKFWGVVVMGGSVVIFFFLPWLDQSPVKSIRYRPGFHKTLLILFVIAFAVLGYLGIQPPSPVGSIISQIGTILYFAFFLAMPIWSQIGTFKPVPERVTFTPH; the protein is encoded by the coding sequence ATCATGGCCGAGAAGAAGGTGGAGACAACCGGGCTGCTGGGCTGGATCGATGCACGCTTCCCGGCATCGGAGCTGTGGAAGGCGCATCTGTCCGAGTACTACGCGCCGAAGAATTTCAACTTCTGGTATTTCTTCGGGTCGCTGGCGCTGCTGGTGCTGGTGATCCAGATCGTCACGGGCATTTTCCTGGTGATGAATTACAAGCCGGACGGCACACTCAACGCCGCCGGCATCCCCGTCGCCTATGCGAGCGTGGAGTTCATCATGCGCGAGGTGCCGTGGGGCTGGCTGGTGCGCTACATGCACTCGACCGGCGCTTCGGCGTTCTTCATCGTCGTGTATCTGCACATGTTCCGCGGCATGCTGTACGGCTCGTACCGTAAGCCCCGCGAGCTGGTCTGGATCTTCGGCTGTCTGATCTTTCTGTGCCTGATGGCCGAGGCCTTCATGGGGTATCTGCTGCCATGGGGCCAGATGTCGTACTGGGGCGCGCAGGTGATCGTGAACTTGTTCTCGGCCATCCCGCTGATCGGCCCGGACCTGTCGCTGTGGATCCGCGGCGACTACGTGGTGTCGGACGCGACGCTGAATCGCTTCTTCTCGTTCCACGTTATTGCGGTGCCGCTGGTGCTGCTGGGCCTGGTGGTGGCGCACATCATCGCTCTCCACGAAGTGGGTTCGAACAACCCGGACGGCGTCGAGATCAAGGCCAAGAAGGACGAGCGCGGCATTCCGCTCGACGGCATTCCGTTCCACCCGTATTACTCGGTGCACGACATCGTGGGCGTGGCGGTGTTCCTGTTCATCTTCAGCGCGATCGTGTTCTTCGCGCCCGAAATGGGCGGCTACTTCCTCGAAGCCAACAACTTCATCCCGGCAGACTCATTGAAGACGCCGCCGCACATTGCACCGGTCTGGTACTTCACGCCGTTCTACTCGATGCTGCGCGCGACCACGTCGGACTTCCTGCCATGGCTGTGGGGCTTCATCGCAATCATGCTGGGGCTGCTGTTCGTGCGTTCCAAGAGCATGAAGGTCAAGGGCGTGGCGGTGGCTGTTGCCGTGATTCTGGCGCTGGGCTTTGCCTTCATTGACGCGAAGTTCTGGGGCGTGGTCGTGATGGGCGGCTCGGTGGTGATCTTCTTTTTCCTGCCGTGGCTGGACCAGTCGCCGGTCAAGTCGATCCGCTATCGCCCGGGCTTCCACAAGACGCTGCTGATCCTCTTCGTGATCGCCTTCGCGGTGCTGGGTTACCTGGGTATCCAGCCGCCGAGCCCGGTTGGTTCGATCATCTCGCAGATCGGCACCATTCTGTACTTCGCGTTCTTCCTCGCGATGCCGATCTGGAGCCAGATCGGGACGTTCAAGCCAGTGCCTGAGCGCGTCACGTTCACGCCGCACTGA
- the petA gene encoding ubiquinol-cytochrome c reductase iron-sulfur subunit yields the protein MSDQQNVDKGRRNLLIATSVAGGVGGVAVAAPFVCTFAPSEKARAAGAPVEADVSDLAPGQMKVVEWRGKPVWLLKRTPDMLESLKKTDNEVADPKSDVPFTMKTPDYCKNETRSRAEHKDLLVVVGICSHLGCSPSGPFPAGANVQLAGDPGFVCPCHGSTFDLAGRVFKNKPAPQNLDVPPYMFLSDTKLVIGKDEKGEA from the coding sequence ATGAGTGACCAGCAAAACGTGGACAAGGGTCGCCGCAATCTATTGATTGCGACGTCCGTGGCTGGTGGTGTGGGAGGGGTTGCAGTTGCGGCCCCTTTCGTTTGCACATTCGCACCATCTGAAAAAGCCCGTGCAGCGGGCGCGCCCGTAGAGGCGGACGTGAGCGACCTGGCCCCGGGCCAGATGAAGGTGGTGGAATGGCGCGGCAAGCCCGTCTGGCTGCTCAAACGCACGCCCGACATGCTGGAGTCGCTCAAGAAGACCGATAACGAAGTTGCAGACCCCAAGTCCGACGTGCCCTTCACCATGAAGACGCCGGACTATTGCAAGAACGAAACCCGCTCCCGTGCCGAGCACAAGGACCTGCTGGTCGTGGTCGGCATCTGCTCCCATCTCGGCTGCTCCCCGTCTGGTCCGTTTCCCGCAGGTGCCAACGTGCAGCTCGCTGGAGACCCCGGCTTCGTCTGCCCGTGCCATGGCTCCACGTTCGACCTGGCTGGCCGCGTGTTCAAGAACAAGCCCGCGCCCCAGAACCTCGACGTTCCGCCGTACATGTTCCTGTCCGACACGAAGCTGGTGATCGGTAAAGACGAGAAAGGAGAGGCTTGA